In Castor canadensis chromosome 11, mCasCan1.hap1v2, whole genome shotgun sequence, a single genomic region encodes these proteins:
- the LOC141413637 gene encoding uncharacterized protein, whose amino-acid sequence MGFMVDTGAQYSVLNKACGPLNKERTSVIQGAMGTHRYAFGTIHIHGAIYRERGFHTAEGKGLKNVAEVQRLLIAVEKPKAVAVMYVPGHQSAKTPEAVGNNRADQEARRAAMVSPSMVAAIDVPVPKLPSLPPQPEYSSEDFTWMRAHSLTRKREDEWRSDLEGKLILPEKLSQFLLANLHKSTHLGWRKLLDLLTSAQLRFPNQTVAVRQIVEDCASCTAMKPGRREGHHTGRWNCTMGTPLPCEMGTSSGGAGKLDCTTASHKSTQAPADTGCSGK is encoded by the exons atggggttcatggtggataccggtgcCCAGTATTCagtcttaaacaaggcatgtggacctttgaacaaggaacgaacaagtgtcaTTCAGGGGGCCATGGGTACACA ccgctatgcttttgGTACCATCCACATCCACggagccatctatcgcgaaaggggatttcacacagcagaagggaaaggcttaaaaaacgtggccgaagtccagcgtctattaatagcagtggaaaaaccgaaggcagtggcagtgatgtatgtcccaggccatcagtctgccaagactccggaagctgtcggtaacaacagggcggatcaagaagctaggagagcagcaatggtgagtccctccatggtcgcggctatagatgtgcctgtccccaAGCTCCCTTCACTACCTCCCCAACCAGAGTACTCctcggaggatttcacttggatgagagcccactccctcactagaaaaagggaggatgaatggagaagcgacttggaaggcaagctaatcctgcccgaGAAACTCAGCCAattcctgttagctaacttacataagtccacccacttggggtggagaaagttgctagacttgctgacatctgcacaactccgatttccgaaccagactgTGGCCGTccgtcaaattgtggaggattgtgctagctgtacagctatgaaaccaggacgaagggaggggcaccacacag gtcgatggaattgcaccatgggtacaccactcccatgtgagatgggcacgtcctcaggaggagcagggaaattggactgcacgacagcatcccacaaatccactcaagctccggctgatacgggatgctccggaaaatga